The genomic interval CCGACCGCGCCAAAGTAGATCGCGTCGTGCTTGCCGATCTTGTCCTTCCAGTCATCGGGCATCATCTGCCCGTGCTTCTCGTAATAGTCCCAGGACGAGAAGTCGAAATGGTCGAAATGCACGGAAACGCCGTGTTTCTTCGCCGCCACCTCCAGCACGCGCAGACCCTCCGGCATCACTTCCTTGCCGATGCCGTCGCCGGGAATGACTGCAATCCGGTATTGCTTCTTGCTCATCGCGAAAATCCTGGTTGTGGGCGGGGCGGACCTTGCGGCCTGCGCCGCTTCTCCTGCAATGGACCAAACGCGCCGGCAGCGCAACGCTGCACTGCAATGTTGACCGTGGCGGCTTTGCCTGCCTACTGATTTCATCCAGTTCCTTCAACCGGCCCGAGTCATCCCCATGGATCTGCATCTGCGTGGCAAGCGCGTCCTGATCACGGGCGCGTCAAAGGGCATCGGCGCCGCAGCCGCCGAGGCGTTTGCCGAGGAAGGCTGCCATCTCCTGCTCGCGGCCCGCAGTGGCGACCAGTTGAAGGCGCTCTGCGAGCGGCTGCGATCCGCCCACCAGATCGACGCCGCCGCAAGCGTGGTGGACCTCCGCAAGAGCGAGGACATTGCGCGGCTCGCGAAGGAAGCGGCCGACATCGACATCCTCGTCAACAATGCCGGCGACATACCCGGCGGCTCGATCGACAAGATCGACGAGGCGACCTGGCGCCACGCCTGGGAGCTCAAGGTGTTCGGCTACATCAACCTCACCCGCATGATCTATGCGCAGATGAAAGCGCGCGGCCGCGGCGTCATCGTCAACGACATTGGCGCGGCCGGCGAAAAGTTCGACGCCAACTATGTCTGCGGCAGCGCCGGCAACGCCGCGCTGATGGCGTTCACCCGCGCGCTCGGCGGAAAGAGCCTCGCCGACAACATCCGCGTGGTCGGCATCAATCCGGGCCCGGTCGGCACCGACCGCCACGTCACACTGCTGAAGACCCGCGCAAAACATCAGTTCGGCGACGAGAACCGCTACAAGGAATTTCAGAAGGGCCTGCCGCTCGGCCGTCCTGCGCATGCGCGCGAGATCGGCGACCTGATGGCGTTTTTGGCGTCGGATCGTTCCGGCTACACGTCGGGGGTGATCTATACGGTCGATGGCGGCATCAGCGCCGGATGGGGATAGATCCGGCGCCGATTATGACCACGCTGCACGCCCCACACACCGTCATTGCGAGCGCAGCGAAGCAATCCAGAGTCCCTCCGCGGATACATTTCTGGATTGCTTCGCTGCGCTCGCAATGACGGAGCCTAGAGCAAATACAGGAGTACAGAATTGTCAGCTCAAGACCTGATCCGCGAAACCGCCTGCACCGTCGTTGAAAAACTTCGCTCCGGCGACGTCACGCCGCTCGAGCTGCTCGATGTCGTGGAAAAGCGCATCGGTGAAGTCGACGGCCAAGTGAATGCATTGCCGATCCTCTGCTTCGATCGCGCGCGAGCCAATGCCAAGACGCTGATGCAGAAGCCGGCCGGGGCGCGCGGACTGCTCGCAGGGCTCCCGGTGCCGATCAAGGACCTGACCGACGTCGCCGGTGTGCTCAACACGCAGGGCTCGCCAATCTTCAAGGATAACGTTCCCGCCCGCTCCGACATCCTGGTCGAAAATCTCGAAGGCAATGGCGCGGTCGTTTACGCCAAGTCGAACACGCCGGAATTCGGCGCCGGTGCCAACACGTTCAACGAGGTGTTTGGCGCGACTCTCAATCCTTGGGACATTTCGAAGTCGGCGGCGGGTTCCTCCGGCGGTGCTGCCGTGGCGCTTGCTACCGGCATGGCCTGGCTCGCGCACGGCTCCGACATGGGCGGCAGCTTGCGCAGCCCCGCAAGTTTTTGCGGCATCGTCGGCATGCGGCCCAGCATCGGTCGCGTCGCGCACACGCCCGCCGCCGGGATCGATCGCAATCTCGGGCAGCAGGGACCGATGGCGCGCAATGTCGAGGACCTTGCGCTCCTGCTCGACGCCATGAGCGGCGATTACGCGGCCGATCCGCTGTCGCTGCCCTCCCCGGCAACCTCGTTCCTGTCGGCGGCGCGCTCCGGCCACAAGCCGAGGCGCATCGCCTATTCGCCCAATCTCGGCATCACGCCCGTGGATCCAGAGGTCGTCGCCATCACCCGCAAGGCCGCCGAGCGGTTTGCCGAGCTTGGCGTGATCGTCGAGGAAGCGCATCCGGATCTGCGCGAGGCGCACGAATGCTTCCATGTACTGCGCGCGCTCGACTTTGCGATGAGCAAGGCAAAGCTGCTGCGTGAGAAGCGCGATCTATTGAAACCCGAGGTGATCTGGAACATCGAGGAAGGGCTAAAGCTCACCGTCGACCAGATCACGCGCGCCGAGGCGCAGCGCGTCGCGATGACTGCGCGGACCGTCGAGTTCTTCAAGACGTATGACCTCCTCCTGACGCCGACGACCATCGTGCCGCCGTTCCCGATCGAGAACCGCTACGTCGCGGAATGTGCCGGCAAGCGGTTCGAGAACTACGTCGAATGGCTCGGCATCGTCTATGCGCTCACGCTGGTCTGCTGTCCCGTGCTGTCGCTACCCTGTGGCTTCACCGCGTCCGGCCTGCCGGTCGGCGTGCAGATCGTGGCCGCGCCGCGCGGCGATGCGCAGGTGCTCGCCGGCGCGAAGATGCTGGAAGACATTTTGGGCCTGCGCGGCACGACGCCGATCGATCCCAAGGTGAAGAAGTAGGCTGCTCGCTATCGTGCAATCGGGCACGAGCCCGGGTTGTTGCAGCGAGGCGGCGGCGACTGCGTGGTGCCGATCGCATCCTCGGAGCTTGGCCCCTCCGTTCCATTGAGGATGGCCGAAACGCGCCAGCGATACGTCGTTTGCGGCGTCAGGCCGGACTCCGCAAAGCTCGCGCCCGTGACGTCGCCGATCTTCTGGAACGCGCCGTCGGGCCCCGCGCGCGAAACCCGATAGGTCGTGACGCCAGCAACCGGAGACCATGCGAGATCGACGCCGGTATCCGAGGTATCGATCACCGTGAGCCACTGCGGCACCGACAAGGACGGCTCGGTTGCATTTGCGGGCGCCGCAGCGCCGGCCGTGAGCGCATCAAGCATGGCCTTGATCGCCCTGATCTGCGCCCCGGACTTCGTCACGTAGCTGTCTTCATGGTCGACATAGCTCCACCAATCCCAGCAGGCCTGCGGGTTGCCGGGCGCGAATGGACTGGTCTTGGTCTGCGGATACAGAATGATCAGGCGGTTGGTATCGGCCCACGCATTGTAGCCGGCCTCGTCGACGAACCTGCGCCCGATATCGCCGACATCCTGCTTGCAGCCATGGAGCGCGACATGGACGCGACATGGAGCACCCTGCTCGCAATCCTGCGGTATGAACACATAGCCGGTGTCGCCCAAGCTCAGCGCGTCCGGCAGATGCGGCTTGGTATAGAGCGATTGATCAAAACTCTTCACCGAGCCGGCAAGCTGCGCCGGATTTGGCCGGTTCAATCGGCCGTAGATGTGTTGCAGGATGATGCCCGCCTGATCGTAACCGCACTGATCGATATAGGGCTCGGTGTTGGCCTTGCAGTCGTTAAGGCCGGGAGCGCCTTCCTTCGTCACGACGAAGGAGTGACCCGCACCGAGCGCGGTCTGATAGAAGAGATTGCCGCGATTGGCTGCACCCAGATAGTGGCGATAGAAATCAGCCGCGGCGTCGGTCGCGGCCTTGTCCACGATCGCGTCGTTATAGCCGTGGAAGAGA from Bradyrhizobium arachidis carries:
- a CDS encoding amidase codes for the protein MSAQDLIRETACTVVEKLRSGDVTPLELLDVVEKRIGEVDGQVNALPILCFDRARANAKTLMQKPAGARGLLAGLPVPIKDLTDVAGVLNTQGSPIFKDNVPARSDILVENLEGNGAVVYAKSNTPEFGAGANTFNEVFGATLNPWDISKSAAGSSGGAAVALATGMAWLAHGSDMGGSLRSPASFCGIVGMRPSIGRVAHTPAAGIDRNLGQQGPMARNVEDLALLLDAMSGDYAADPLSLPSPATSFLSAARSGHKPRRIAYSPNLGITPVDPEVVAITRKAAERFAELGVIVEEAHPDLREAHECFHVLRALDFAMSKAKLLREKRDLLKPEVIWNIEEGLKLTVDQITRAEAQRVAMTARTVEFFKTYDLLLTPTTIVPPFPIENRYVAECAGKRFENYVEWLGIVYALTLVCCPVLSLPCGFTASGLPVGVQIVAAPRGDAQVLAGAKMLEDILGLRGTTPIDPKVKK
- a CDS encoding fibronectin type III domain-containing protein; the protein is MRAAVWRRYIVALIVAAAIDVSPLAAEPAGLRGYHAPIGESSISGISSGAFMAVQFGTAWSSVISGVGVVAGGPYWCAKADALDAVTGYWGPIWRATGACMKGPASDLDLRDFTAKADAKAAAGEIDALSNLGRQKIYLFHGYNDAIVDKAATDAAADFYRHYLGAANRGNLFYQTALGAGHSFVVTKEGAPGLNDCKANTEPYIDQCGYDQAGIILQHIYGRLNRPNPAQLAGSVKSFDQSLYTKPHLPDALSLGDTGYVFIPQDCEQGAPCRVHVALHGCKQDVGDIGRRFVDEAGYNAWADTNRLIILYPQTKTSPFAPGNPQACWDWWSYVDHEDSYVTKSGAQIRAIKAMLDALTAGAAAPANATEPSLSVPQWLTVIDTSDTGVDLAWSPVAGVTTYRVSRAGPDGAFQKIGDVTGASFAESGLTPQTTYRWRVSAILNGTEGPSSEDAIGTTQSPPPRCNNPGSCPIAR
- a CDS encoding SDR family oxidoreductase, with amino-acid sequence MDLHLRGKRVLITGASKGIGAAAAEAFAEEGCHLLLAARSGDQLKALCERLRSAHQIDAAASVVDLRKSEDIARLAKEAADIDILVNNAGDIPGGSIDKIDEATWRHAWELKVFGYINLTRMIYAQMKARGRGVIVNDIGAAGEKFDANYVCGSAGNAALMAFTRALGGKSLADNIRVVGINPGPVGTDRHVTLLKTRAKHQFGDENRYKEFQKGLPLGRPAHAREIGDLMAFLASDRSGYTSGVIYTVDGGISAGWG